A single region of the Changchengzhania lutea genome encodes:
- the trhA gene encoding PAQR family membrane homeostasis protein TrhA: MRIQTPFEEKLNAISHGIGILFGIVALIMLFVYEGEKTSWSLASVIIYGFSIIILFSASTFYHAVRDEKRKHYFRIIDHISIYILIAGTYTPVCLIALEQSLGWTLFFVVWGIAAFGVILKLFFTGRFEFFSTLLYLVMGWLIVFDFTNLLDVMESHGILLFFAGGLAYTVGIIFYAVQKIPYNHVIWHVFVLAGAIFHFLMIFFYVI; this comes from the coding sequence ATGCGCATACAAACCCCTTTTGAAGAAAAACTTAATGCCATATCCCATGGCATCGGAATCCTTTTTGGAATTGTTGCCCTCATCATGCTCTTTGTCTATGAAGGTGAAAAAACATCTTGGAGTCTAGCAAGTGTTATTATTTATGGGTTTTCCATCATCATTTTATTTTCTGCATCCACCTTCTATCACGCTGTGAGAGATGAGAAACGGAAACACTATTTCAGAATTATTGATCATATAAGTATTTACATTCTCATCGCTGGTACGTACACGCCTGTGTGTTTAATTGCACTAGAACAAAGTTTAGGTTGGACACTCTTTTTTGTGGTTTGGGGTATTGCCGCCTTTGGTGTTATTTTAAAATTATTTTTCACAGGGCGCTTTGAATTTTTTTCAACGCTGTTATACTTAGTCATGGGCTGGCTTATTGTATTTGATTTTACAAACCTTTTAGATGTGATGGAGAGTCATGGAATTTTATTATTTTTTGCAGGAGGATTGGCTTACACCGTTGGCATTATATTTTATGCCGTTCAAAAAATACCTTATAATCATGTCATTTGGCATGTGTTTGTTTTGGCTGGGGCGATTTTTCATTTTTTAATGATTTTCTTTTACGTTATTTAA
- a CDS encoding GNAT family N-acetyltransferase: MVKIHKGSTRTDFEIIEKLADTIWRNHYIPLVGKAQIDYMLAKYQSAEAIENQVADGFEYYVLNYSKIPVGYIAIKQETNSLFLSKIYVLKTFRGKKIGKSAMDFIEEKAKAYHLNAIRLTVNIHNADAIAAYEKLGFVNIGPLVTDIGNGFVMDDYEMQKKFK, encoded by the coding sequence ATGGTTAAAATTCACAAAGGATCTACCAGAACGGATTTTGAGATTATTGAAAAATTAGCAGACACTATTTGGCGCAATCACTACATTCCTCTAGTTGGAAAAGCACAAATAGATTATATGCTTGCTAAATACCAATCGGCTGAAGCTATCGAAAATCAAGTTGCTGATGGCTTTGAGTATTACGTGCTCAATTACAGTAAGATACCTGTAGGATATATAGCTATCAAACAAGAAACTAACAGTCTTTTTTTAAGTAAAATTTATGTTTTAAAAACTTTTCGAGGTAAGAAAATTGGTAAAAGCGCTATGGACTTTATTGAAGAAAAAGCTAAAGCTTATCATTTAAATGCCATCCGGTTGACGGTAAATATTCATAATGCCGATGCTATCGCAGCATATGAAAAATTAGGTTTTGTAAACATTGGGCCTTTGGTTACAGATATTGGAAATGGTTTTGTTATGGATGATTATGAGATGCAGAAAAAATTTAAATAG
- a CDS encoding DUF4268 domain-containing protein codes for MFSKEESRQLRQEFWTSFGKSFPRKWILYDTKLKGMRFKFHFDTKRALIALDLEDDLEHRIKHWEKLQALKTILIDDYLPDAIFDEDYFLENEKEISRIYVPLEQKVSIHNKNTWRDVMVFFNDKMNLFEAFFEEYKEVIEG; via the coding sequence GTGTTTAGCAAAGAAGAATCAAGACAACTGCGGCAGGAATTCTGGACGAGTTTTGGGAAATCATTTCCAAGAAAATGGATTTTATATGATACCAAATTGAAAGGCATGCGTTTTAAATTTCATTTTGATACCAAACGGGCTTTAATAGCTTTAGATTTAGAGGATGATTTAGAACACCGCATCAAACATTGGGAAAAGCTTCAAGCCTTAAAAACTATCCTTATTGACGACTATCTCCCTGATGCTATTTTTGATGAAGATTATTTTTTAGAAAACGAAAAGGAAATCTCTCGAATTTATGTACCGTTAGAACAAAAAGTGTCTATTCATAATAAAAATACCTGGCGCGATGTGATGGTATTTTTCAATGACAAAATGAATCTGTTTGAAGCTTTTTTTGAGGAGTATAAAGAGGTTATTGAGGGGTAA
- a CDS encoding ZIP family metal transporter: MNKFLFPILAVVLGFVIALITKKQKSWNTKLLLSFSGAFLLALTLFELLPEVYNHLDAKLTGLFIMCGILLQIFLELFSKGAEHGHVHVHKHDSTFPWLLFVSLCIHSFLEGFPIHEHNDMVYGVLVHKIPIAALITTFLLKSNYSKLHIAAFLLIFAAMTPLGTYISNSWTAIADYVHIINALVIGIFFHISTTILFESGEGHKFDLSKFIAIILGVGIAYFI, encoded by the coding sequence ATGAATAAATTTCTTTTTCCTATATTGGCTGTTGTTTTAGGTTTTGTTATAGCCTTGATTACTAAAAAGCAAAAATCTTGGAACACCAAGCTCCTACTCTCTTTTAGTGGTGCTTTTTTATTAGCCTTAACCCTTTTTGAACTTCTGCCAGAAGTTTATAATCACCTAGACGCTAAACTTACCGGACTGTTTATTATGTGCGGTATTTTGCTTCAAATTTTTTTGGAGTTATTTTCAAAAGGTGCAGAACATGGGCACGTCCATGTTCATAAGCATGATAGCACATTTCCATGGTTACTATTTGTGAGTTTGTGTATCCATAGTTTTTTGGAAGGGTTTCCTATTCATGAACATAATGATATGGTTTATGGTGTGCTGGTTCATAAAATACCCATCGCAGCTTTAATTACCACCTTCTTGTTAAAATCTAATTATAGTAAACTACATATTGCTGCATTTCTTTTAATTTTTGCAGCCATGACGCCTCTGGGAACTTATATTTCTAACTCATGGACAGCTATTGCAGATTATGTTCATATTATAAATGCCTTGGTTATCGGCATCTTTTTTCATATATCAACAACCATTCTATTTGAAAGTGGAGAGGGCCATAAATTTGATTTATCTAAGTTTATTGCCATCATTCTTGGGGTTGGGATTGCCTATTTTATCTAG
- a CDS encoding class I SAM-dependent methyltransferase has product MSTNNTKWFTSWFDTPFYHILYKDRDDREAHAFMDALTNYLNIPEQGTILDLACGKGRHAVYLNKMGYHVTGVDLSENSIEYAKQFENHSLHFDVHNMCDPYGKTFDAVFNLFTSFGYFEHEEDNLKTIKAIKEELNDVGFGVIDFMNSEFVIDNLVPEEVKTVDGVDFYLKRYVEDGYIVKDIKFTAVGEDYEFQERVRAFTLADFEALFEQAGVYLLDVFGDYKLNTFNTKTSERLVMIFK; this is encoded by the coding sequence ATGAGTACAAATAACACGAAATGGTTTACGTCTTGGTTTGATACGCCGTTTTACCACATTTTATATAAGGATAGGGATGATCGTGAGGCGCATGCTTTTATGGATGCCCTCACAAATTATTTAAATATTCCTGAGCAAGGCACTATTTTAGATTTGGCTTGCGGTAAAGGCCGACATGCGGTCTATCTCAATAAAATGGGGTATCATGTTACTGGTGTGGATTTAAGTGAGAACAGCATTGAATATGCTAAGCAGTTTGAAAATCATTCCTTGCATTTTGATGTGCATAATATGTGTGATCCTTACGGAAAAACTTTTGATGCCGTATTTAATCTGTTTACCAGTTTTGGCTATTTTGAACATGAAGAAGATAATTTAAAGACTATTAAGGCGATAAAAGAGGAACTGAACGATGTGGGTTTTGGGGTGATCGATTTTATGAACAGTGAGTTTGTCATTGATAATTTGGTGCCCGAAGAGGTGAAAACAGTTGATGGTGTCGATTTTTACTTAAAGCGCTATGTTGAAGATGGCTATATTGTAAAGGATATTAAATTTACGGCAGTTGGTGAAGATTATGAATTTCAGGAGCGTGTCAGAGCCTTTACTTTAGCTGATTTTGAAGCGCTTTTTGAACAGGCTGGCGTCTATTTATTGGATGTTTTCGGGGATTATAAGTTGAATACATTTAATACCAAAACGTCTGAACGTCTCGTGATGATTTTTAAATAG
- a CDS encoding THUMP domain-containing class I SAM-dependent RNA methyltransferase, with protein sequence MEENFNMVAKTLFGFEDLLEKELTQLGALYVKKGVRNVSFSGDKGFMYKANLALRTAIKILKPIHSFTVNSEKDLYDKIYAMDWSKYMKSTGSLAIDATIHSELFTHSLYIAQKTKDAIVDKFRDTTGERPNVDLKFPDLKINVHIDRRKCTISLDSSGDSLHKRGYKTATNIAPINEVLAAGLIMLSGWDGQSDFMDPMCGSGTMLIEAAMIACNIPPNLMRKEFAFERWGDWDVDLFEKIEESLLSKTRDFHHKIIGYDKAPSAVAKAKENVKNAQLEDFIEVGHEDFFKTQKGGDEKLHMVFNPPYGERLNIDMEAFYANIGDTLKQNYPGTDSWFITSNLDALKHVGLRPSRKIQLYNAKLEARLVKYVMYEGSKKGKYMK encoded by the coding sequence ATGGAAGAAAATTTTAACATGGTGGCCAAAACCTTATTTGGCTTTGAAGATTTATTAGAAAAGGAACTCACGCAACTTGGGGCACTATATGTAAAAAAAGGCGTGCGTAATGTATCTTTCTCGGGGGATAAGGGCTTTATGTATAAGGCCAATTTAGCCTTAAGAACGGCCATTAAAATTTTAAAACCCATACATTCCTTTACCGTAAACAGCGAAAAAGATCTTTACGATAAAATCTATGCTATGGATTGGAGTAAGTATATGAAATCCACGGGTTCATTAGCTATAGACGCCACCATACATTCCGAGTTATTTACACATTCCTTATACATTGCCCAAAAAACAAAGGATGCCATTGTAGATAAATTTAGAGATACTACCGGAGAGCGTCCCAATGTGGATTTAAAATTTCCAGATTTAAAAATTAATGTACATATCGACAGGCGCAAGTGCACCATTTCCTTAGATTCATCAGGAGATTCGTTACATAAACGCGGGTATAAAACAGCGACTAATATTGCACCCATTAACGAAGTATTGGCTGCAGGTCTTATAATGCTATCGGGATGGGACGGACAAAGCGATTTTATGGATCCCATGTGCGGATCGGGCACCATGCTTATTGAAGCTGCGATGATTGCCTGTAACATTCCCCCAAACCTCATGCGAAAGGAATTTGCTTTCGAGCGTTGGGGAGATTGGGATGTCGATTTATTCGAAAAAATTGAAGAATCGCTGTTGAGCAAAACCAGGGATTTTCATCATAAAATCATTGGTTACGATAAAGCACCAAGTGCCGTGGCCAAGGCAAAAGAAAATGTAAAAAACGCCCAATTAGAAGATTTTATTGAGGTTGGCCACGAAGATTTCTTTAAAACCCAAAAAGGAGGAGACGAAAAACTACACATGGTATTTAATCCGCCGTACGGCGAACGTTTAAATATCGATATGGAAGCATTTTATGCTAACATTGGCGACACGCTTAAGCAAAACTACCCAGGCACCGATTCTTGGTTTATTACCTCTAACCTCGATGCACTTAAACATGTGGGTTTACGCCCTTCTCGAAAGATACAACTTTACAATGCCAAACTAGAAGCACGTTTAGTAAAATATGTGATGTATGAAGGGAGTAAAAAAGGGAAGTATATGAAGTAG
- a CDS encoding DUF6048 family protein, which produces MKQQHILPYLTSSLIALLFCCGLGHSQENSETNVAIDSIKIKQKYGLRIGGDIGKLIRSSVDDDYTGFEIAADYRLRNKLYLAGEIGFDEKNTITDYLDITSKGSYFKAGIDYNMYQNWLNMDNMIYSGFRIGASTFSQNLNSYSIYSTNQYWAPQLTSNDLQEFKGLTALWAELILGIKAELFNNLYLGLNVQLKFLASETEPTNFENVYIPGFNKTYDSTRIGVGYGYTISYRIPLYKKVK; this is translated from the coding sequence ATGAAACAGCAGCACATTTTACCATATCTCACTAGTAGCTTAATAGCCTTGCTTTTTTGTTGTGGCTTAGGGCATTCGCAAGAAAACAGTGAAACAAATGTGGCTATAGATTCTATCAAAATCAAACAAAAATACGGTTTACGTATAGGCGGTGATATTGGAAAATTAATTCGTTCCTCTGTTGATGACGATTACACTGGATTTGAAATTGCGGCAGATTATCGTTTAAGAAACAAGCTATACCTTGCTGGAGAAATCGGTTTTGATGAAAAAAACACGATCACTGATTATTTAGATATCACCAGTAAAGGTAGCTACTTTAAGGCTGGGATAGATTACAATATGTATCAAAACTGGTTAAACATGGATAACATGATTTATAGCGGTTTTCGTATTGGAGCCAGTACCTTTAGTCAAAACTTGAACAGTTATAGTATTTACAGCACCAACCAATATTGGGCGCCACAACTCACCTCCAACGATTTACAGGAATTTAAGGGTTTAACGGCACTGTGGGCAGAACTTATTTTAGGAATCAAAGCCGAATTATTCAACAACCTCTATTTAGGTTTAAATGTTCAATTAAAATTCTTAGCAAGCGAAACCGAGCCTACTAATTTTGAGAACGTTTATATCCCTGGTTTTAATAAAACCTATGACAGCACCCGTATTGGCGTAGGTTACGGCTATACTATTTCGTATCGCATTCCGCTGTATAAGAAGGTGAAATAA
- a CDS encoding DUF6452 family protein, producing the protein MKYFKFLLLPGIVLIVGITISCERDDLCPAETPTTPRLIIDVYDANNPESKKNVFGLFIIGVDNDEFLPGYGIVSSNNLILPLRTDVNTTEYILIKEASVNDNDTPDDTSDDFIDGNQDRITINYSREEVYVSRACGYKTIFKNVTLTIVEDGDNWILSRQPVTDNQSVEDETAAHFTISH; encoded by the coding sequence ATGAAATATTTTAAATTCTTGCTTTTGCCCGGTATCGTTTTGATAGTAGGAATAACCATAAGTTGCGAACGTGATGATTTATGTCCAGCTGAAACCCCAACAACGCCAAGATTAATTATTGATGTGTATGATGCAAATAATCCAGAAAGCAAAAAAAACGTTTTTGGATTATTTATTATTGGGGTAGATAACGACGAGTTTTTACCTGGATATGGCATTGTGTCCTCAAACAATTTGATACTCCCATTAAGAACAGACGTCAATACCACAGAATATATTCTAATAAAAGAAGCCTCTGTAAATGATAACGACACACCCGATGATACTAGCGATGACTTTATTGATGGCAATCAAGATAGGATTACCATTAATTATAGTCGCGAAGAAGTCTATGTATCACGCGCCTGTGGATATAAAACCATTTTTAAAAACGTCACCCTCACTATTGTAGAAGATGGTGATAATTGGATCCTTTCAAGACAACCTGTAACCGACAACCAATCTGTAGAAGATGAAACAGCAGCACATTTTACCATATCTCACTAG
- the rlmD gene encoding 23S rRNA (uracil(1939)-C(5))-methyltransferase RlmD, whose product MSRKKTRKQVFEQVEVIDAGAKGKTIAKAPDGRVIFLSNAVPGDVVDVQTFKKRKAYFEGKATVFHTLSDKRTEPACQHFGTCGGCKWQHMAYEHQLFYKQKEVTNNLTRIGHIELPEITPILGCENQYFYRNKMEFSFSDSRWLTLEEIQTDDDLGDRNALGFHIPGMWDKILDIDKCWLQEDPSNAIRNSVKTFAVENNLEFFNTRNQAGFLRTMLIRTSSTGDIMVMLQFFKEDEEKRKLLLDFIGETFPEITSLQYVINGKANDTIYDQNVICYKGEDHIFEEMEGLKFKINAKSFYQTNSAQAYKLYKITRDFANLKGDELVYDLYTGTGTIAQFVAKNAKKVVGVEAVPDAITAAKENAQLNNINNVHFFVGDMKQVFNVEFIETNGQPDVVITDPPRDGMHKDVVQQILNIAPKKVVYVSCNSATQARDLALMDAQYKVTKTQAVDMFPQTFHVENVVLLERR is encoded by the coding sequence ATGTCAAGAAAAAAAACAAGAAAACAAGTTTTTGAGCAGGTAGAGGTTATCGATGCCGGAGCTAAAGGAAAAACCATCGCAAAAGCACCAGATGGTAGAGTCATATTTCTATCAAACGCCGTACCTGGCGACGTCGTAGACGTGCAAACCTTTAAGAAACGTAAAGCTTATTTTGAAGGAAAAGCTACCGTATTTCATACCTTATCAGACAAACGAACAGAACCTGCTTGTCAGCATTTTGGAACCTGTGGTGGTTGCAAGTGGCAACACATGGCCTATGAGCATCAGTTGTTTTACAAGCAAAAAGAAGTCACCAATAATTTAACTCGAATTGGGCATATCGAACTTCCCGAAATCACCCCCATTTTGGGTTGCGAGAATCAATATTTCTATAGAAACAAGATGGAATTTTCTTTTAGTGATAGCCGTTGGCTGACTTTGGAAGAAATACAAACCGATGACGATCTGGGTGATAGAAATGCATTAGGATTTCACATCCCGGGCATGTGGGATAAAATTTTAGATATTGATAAATGTTGGTTGCAGGAAGATCCATCCAACGCCATACGAAACTCCGTAAAAACATTTGCTGTAGAAAACAACTTGGAATTTTTCAATACCAGAAATCAAGCCGGTTTTTTACGTACCATGTTGATAAGAACATCCAGTACCGGGGATATTATGGTAATGCTTCAATTCTTTAAAGAAGATGAAGAGAAACGGAAGCTCCTATTGGATTTTATTGGTGAGACATTTCCAGAGATTACATCATTACAATATGTGATTAATGGAAAAGCAAATGACACTATTTATGATCAAAACGTGATTTGCTATAAGGGAGAAGACCATATTTTTGAAGAGATGGAAGGGTTAAAATTCAAAATCAATGCGAAATCCTTTTACCAAACTAATTCGGCACAAGCCTACAAACTGTATAAAATTACACGGGATTTTGCAAATTTAAAAGGTGATGAGTTGGTCTATGATCTATATACAGGCACAGGTACTATCGCACAATTTGTAGCAAAAAACGCAAAAAAAGTGGTTGGTGTTGAAGCCGTTCCTGATGCTATTACAGCAGCCAAGGAAAATGCACAATTAAACAATATTAATAACGTTCATTTCTTTGTGGGCGATATGAAACAGGTGTTTAATGTAGAATTTATTGAAACCAACGGGCAACCCGATGTGGTGATAACAGATCCGCCACGCGATGGGATGCACAAAGATGTGGTACAGCAAATTTTAAATATCGCTCCAAAAAAAGTAGTGTACGTAAGTTGTAACAGTGCTACACAGGCTAGAGATTTGGCTTTAATGGATGCGCAGTACAAAGTTACAAAAACACAGGCAGTAGATATGTTTCCCCAAACGTTTCATGTGGAAAATGTTGTACTTTTGGAAAGACGATAG
- a CDS encoding RNA polymerase sigma factor, protein MNDKQQLIDRQLVLDYQSGNKQALVTLVRRWHAVFCKKAFWILKDADVAKDIAQDSWSIIINKIDHLKNPNSFGFWASRIVYNKSLDVINADKRIRNTYDDYGYEHDYIENETGDFEKALKKRLYAAIRELPEHQQTVIRLFYIEDYSLKEISKLLNISIGTTKSRLFHAREKLKLIIKK, encoded by the coding sequence ATGAACGATAAACAGCAATTGATAGATAGACAACTGGTTTTAGATTATCAATCTGGAAATAAACAAGCCTTAGTGACATTAGTGAGACGTTGGCATGCTGTTTTTTGTAAAAAGGCCTTTTGGATTCTAAAAGATGCTGATGTGGCAAAGGACATTGCACAAGACAGTTGGTCTATCATTATTAATAAAATAGACCATTTAAAGAACCCAAATAGTTTTGGTTTTTGGGCCTCACGAATTGTGTACAATAAATCTTTAGATGTTATTAATGCTGATAAAAGAATCCGTAACACTTATGACGATTACGGTTATGAACATGATTATATAGAAAATGAAACAGGGGATTTTGAGAAGGCTTTAAAGAAACGACTTTATGCGGCGATAAGAGAGTTACCAGAGCACCAACAGACGGTGATTAGATTGTTTTACATAGAAGATTATTCTTTAAAAGAAATTAGTAAACTTTTAAATATATCGATAGGAACTACCAAATCCAGATTATTTCATGCTAGGGAAAAATTGAAATTAATAATAAAAAAATAA
- a CDS encoding DUF6768 family protein has translation MKTNNEEIDRLIKETLTEEEGKFYDALEEQNVLHMVGGLFQGKNKWIMYLMNVMTLILFALFVYCIIQFFDSELTNDMIKWGLGSILFMLGVSMLKVFAWMQMDKNALIREMKRLELQISSLSGRMSE, from the coding sequence ATGAAAACGAATAACGAAGAGATTGACAGATTAATAAAAGAGACACTCACTGAGGAAGAAGGGAAATTTTACGATGCCCTAGAAGAACAAAATGTGCTGCATATGGTTGGCGGATTATTTCAAGGCAAAAACAAGTGGATCATGTATTTAATGAATGTAATGACCTTGATTTTATTTGCGCTGTTTGTATATTGTATCATTCAGTTTTTTGATTCAGAACTTACTAATGATATGATAAAATGGGGGCTGGGAAGTATATTGTTTATGCTCGGAGTTAGTATGTTAAAAGTTTTTGCTTGGATGCAAATGGACAAAAATGCTTTAATTAGAGAAATGAAGCGATTAGAATTACAGATATCTTCGCTATCTGGAAGAATGTCTGAATAA
- the rocD gene encoding ornithine--oxo-acid transaminase, with the protein MAVLDQLTSQQAIDLENKYGAHNYHPLPVVLNKGEGVYVWDVEGKKYYDFLSAYSAVNQGHCHPKIVNAMTNQAQTLSLTSRAFYNDILGKYEKFACEYFGFDKLLPMNTGAEAVETALKLCRKWAYEVKGISENDAEIIVCENNFHGRTTTIISFSNDPVARKNFGPYTDGFIKIEYDNLDALENTLKSNPNVAGFLVEPVQGEAGVYVPADDYLNRAKALCKQYNVLFIADEVQTGIARTGRLLATCGDCNCENKNCSGTPDVKPDVLILGKALSGGAYPVSAVLANDSVMHVIKPGNHGSTFGGNPIAAAVAIAALEVVRDEKLAENAFQLGNLFRSELNKYIATSSIVNLVRGKGLLNAIVINDNEDSDTAWNICMALKDNGLLAKPTHGNIIRFAPPLVMTEDQLLDCVSIITKTLKQFELK; encoded by the coding sequence ATGGCTGTTTTAGACCAATTAACTTCGCAACAAGCGATAGATTTAGAAAACAAGTATGGTGCACACAATTACCATCCGCTTCCAGTAGTACTGAATAAAGGAGAAGGTGTGTATGTATGGGATGTAGAAGGTAAAAAATATTATGATTTTTTATCGGCTTATTCCGCAGTAAACCAAGGGCACTGTCACCCAAAAATTGTGAATGCCATGACAAATCAAGCGCAAACCTTAAGCTTAACGTCCCGAGCATTTTACAATGATATCTTAGGTAAATACGAGAAATTTGCCTGCGAATATTTTGGTTTTGACAAGTTACTACCTATGAATACAGGTGCTGAAGCTGTAGAAACAGCATTAAAACTTTGTAGAAAATGGGCTTATGAAGTTAAGGGGATTTCAGAAAATGATGCCGAAATTATTGTTTGTGAAAATAATTTCCATGGACGAACCACAACTATTATTTCTTTTAGTAACGATCCTGTGGCACGTAAAAATTTCGGTCCCTACACGGATGGATTTATAAAAATAGAATACGATAATTTAGACGCTTTAGAAAACACTTTAAAAAGCAATCCAAATGTTGCTGGGTTTTTAGTGGAGCCTGTCCAAGGAGAAGCGGGTGTTTATGTGCCTGCCGATGATTATTTAAATAGGGCAAAAGCATTATGTAAACAATATAATGTGCTGTTTATTGCAGACGAGGTACAAACGGGAATCGCACGAACTGGACGTTTATTAGCCACTTGTGGCGATTGTAATTGTGAAAACAAAAATTGCTCAGGCACTCCAGATGTTAAACCAGATGTTTTAATATTAGGTAAAGCTTTAAGCGGTGGCGCATACCCTGTGAGTGCAGTATTGGCCAACGACAGCGTGATGCATGTTATCAAACCAGGAAATCACGGGAGTACGTTTGGCGGCAATCCTATTGCAGCAGCCGTTGCTATAGCAGCGCTTGAAGTGGTTAGAGACGAAAAACTCGCAGAAAATGCATTTCAATTAGGAAACCTATTTAGAAGTGAGTTGAATAAATATATAGCCACCAGTAGTATCGTGAACTTGGTTCGTGGTAAAGGCTTGCTTAACGCGATTGTAATTAATGATAATGAAGATAGCGATACGGCGTGGAATATTTGTATGGCACTTAAAGATAATG